In the genome of Longimicrobiales bacterium, the window TGCCATTGCGGGGAAATCCAATTCGAAGCAACAATTGACCCTAAGCGCGTCGGGATCTGTCACTGCACTGACTGCCAGATCTTTTCGAGTGCTCCTTTTCGAACTTCCGCGCTGGTCGTGGGAGAGCAGTTTCATCTGGTCCGCGGTCAACCCGCGACCTACTTGAAGACCGCCGAAAGCGGTAATCAGCGCAACCTCGCCTTCTGTGGTCGTTGCGGTACCCACCTCTACGCAGCGCCGACTTCAGGAACGATCTCCTTCTACAGCATCCGGGTCGGCGTACTTTCTGAAAGAGCACAGATCCGCCCGGTCGCCCAACTCTGGTGCCAGTCCGAACTTCCCTGGCTCTCGGAAATTTCAAACCTGCACCGGGTCGAGAGTCAGTGACCTTGGCCACGCTTGCTCAGATGAAACCTTTGACTTTACACTCAGTCCGAACTCGACAAGATCCGCCACGAAGCACGCTGCTCTCAAACGAATTGATTCTAAACTTCGTTTGAGAGCACGTACGATGGCTTACCCGTAGTTGTGAGCCGCTGCTAATTCCCACCCTTGAGCACAACCTATTCGGCCCAAAATCTCGGACCGAGCCGTAAAGCCCGGTGTATTATTCAATCGAAGGCCGATTCAGTCTTCGGGATGGAGGACAACCTCAATCCGCACGGCATCCGGCAGTGTAGGGGCTACCGTCCGTGGCGCCGCGCGCGCCAGTGTATGGTTGTCCTGTTTGATAATCCTTGTCACCGACCCAAACCTAGTAATGTAACTGATGCAGGCAGTTGGAGGGGGTGGCTCATGACGGCTATTAGATTTTGTAGGTTCCTGTTGACGATACTCGCGGTCATCTTGTTTGTCGGGCCGGTGGGTGCCGCCGATAGGATCCTCTCGGGGGGGAGACTGCGGTTGTCGCACGATGGCACCGGTGAACGAGAGAATCTCTGTTTCCGTGCGAGTGGTGAGTCGTTTATTCTTCCCGAAGCAGGTGTGAGTGACGACCGGTTGGCGTTCACCGGCAGGCTCGAGATTATCACTCGGGAAGGTGCCCAAACCACAGAACTGTGGTTTGGAAGCGTGTCTGCGGGGCAATGGCGGCGGAACCTGTGGGCGGGGGAGCTATTGTGCCCATGGAGGTTCCGCCTTCTTCCTTTGCCTACTGAACTGCTGGCCTAATTGTGGCTCATCCCCGCCTGCTTCGGGGTAACCGTCCAGCTCGTCACAACCCCAGCGGCCCCGCGACGGGCGGGAAGGGCAGTGGGACCTGCCGGTGGCAAGATTCGGATGGACCGATACAGGGCCGTTGGGGCAAAAAGGGCCTTCATAGTTCCAGCTGTCACTCGAGCTGATGTAGTGCTCTATGATGTCGAACGGTAGCGGCTCGTTGATTCGAAGCTGGGCGCGGGGTTGGAACGCGAGGCGCACGGATGGCCATCCGAATTCTGAGCGCAGGTTCTATCCGGGAGAGTTGCTGATTTCTACGTAAGGCCGACACGGCTGTCCTCGCAGCACGCCGCACGCTGGGTACTCTTCGGGTACATCGAGCGAGCCGGCCGGCAACACGGCCAGAACAATTGCCGACGCATGCTCGCCGCCACGGGCGATGCGGTAGTTGGCACCGCCGGGGCCCGGGTCGGGGTTGTCGAAGAACCACAGCGGCAGGTCGCGGCCCGGCGTGTTGATCTGCACGCGGAGCTTGGAGCCGGCCCGGAGCGGGTGCGCTACGTCGAATATGGGTACGTGCACGAGCGTGAGCTCGTTCGACAAGGGCTCGTAGTCCTCTTCCCCAAAAAAGAGTCGGGTGAGGAACCGACCTGATCGATCCTCATCGATCTTGCGGAAGCCGGCGAGTTGTATGCCGGTCTGGATACGGACCTCGTTTCCATCCGGCGTGACTTCGCTGAGCACGATCTCGATCGGCGCATCGTCTGCGCTGGTCTGAATCCATAGGTCGGCATAGCCTGGTCCTGCGAGCACGACGTCCTCCCC includes:
- a CDS encoding GFA family protein — its product is MILKLQEVESMDVTGSCHCGEIQFEATIDPKRVGICHCTDCQIFSSAPFRTSALVVGEQFHLVRGQPATYLKTAESGNQRNLAFCGRCGTHLYAAPTSGTISFYSIRVGVLSERAQIRPVAQLWCQSELPWLSEISNLHRVESQ